tccaattttctctttttctttcaagTCATAACATACGAAGTAAAGTTTGTTTACTTGTCTCTAATATCGATGATTTTGCCATTAAACTATGGTCAATGTATTAGGGAAATTTATAACAGTTGTTTCCTACAACTTAAGTATATGGAGTTACGAAATGTAGTTTATCAGTGAACTTCGTGAATCAACATAACACTAATTGGTAACTTATTATTATTAGTGTATTGAACTTACGAAATGATTTCAATCCTTGGGATTATGAATTAAAGGAATATCAATCAACAAAATCTAAGGAAGTTGACTTGTGAAATTCAGTTGTGTAAACCGATCATGAGTCAAGACCGATCTCAGGACCGACCATCATCATGACATAGTTGAAACGTGTTAATGTATTTTCTATATGTTTGATATCTTCGGATTTCCGCAAACATCGATATGTACACATTTTGATCTTGTAAATTTCACATGATGTCAACATGGTGATTTGAGCATGTGTTAAACTTTTATATCTTAATGTTCAAGTGTTTTCTTTGATATTAAAGACAAGATCATGAAATCAATATATTCAATAATATATTCAAATTCATGTGCTTATGGTACCTCAGGAGGCACAAATACAACACAAATATGCACTTTACAAAGATTCAAGTTTAGACTCATACAACTTAATTTTAGTAAGATCCTACCAGCACCGTAACTTCAAACAAATTTTAACATGACATCAAACTAACAAactaaaaaaaaccaaaaaggaaaagaaaaaccatACACAGACTGATAAAGTTACCAGTAGTAGAAGAGAATGTGTTTCCTTGAGAGTTACACAGATCTATTGGGGGTGCCCTAGTTGTTGTATGATTTTGAGTCTTCACCATTTTGATTTGttatatgattttttttgttgtatagGGTTTGATTAGAACTAAGGTTTCCATATTTTTTTAGACCGAAATTGTAAGCAGAAAACTTCTTCACTACATTGAGTTGGAGAAAAACAGAAAAGTACTATACATATAGATGGCAAGTTGCGTCTGAGTGTGAGAGAAGGCTAtgaaatttcatgtattttttgcGTGGTCCACGGATAGAATGGTTAATTGTCACCTTATTTTTACTTTTATGATTTGGATTATAGTTGgaatttttcaaaaccaaaaatatacatttattttatatcttaaggATTTCGGATTTAACAATAACTTGTCTTCCAAACAAGCCTTTGTTATAAAATTGTAAATTAAGTAGCAGATCTTGTATTCCTACAAACTCATTCCCTGACACATTTCCTAACTGTTTGTGTGGGAAGACAACTCGTTGATAGAGGAGAGTAGTCTTTGAGAGTATCCTATTCAAATCTCCAAATGTTAAGATTCCATGTTTCTGTTTCAGAATGGTAGTGGTGATCAAGATTAAGATTATGGATAGACTAATTGATCATGTGACCCATCATTATCACCAGAAATTATGTGAATCATGAAATTATTTTTGAGAGATCGTAGTGGAATAAAGAAATTGGAGATCAAGATCAGAAGATGAAGgattccgttttttttttttttttttgtaaaagaagTTAGTTAAAACCGACTAAGTGGGATAGAAAAAATCCCCACTTATCTTTACAGATAGATAATAAGTTTTTTTCCGGCATCATCTCTTCCCAAGTATCTTCCACATATGGAGATTGGAGAAAGATATAGCCTTTGCCGATATGTCTAGCTTCAGGGGTTGATTTGATATATTAAGTTTTTTTCTAGAAGTCAGAAGTAAATTATCTAAGATGTTTTCCCTGTTCTGCAAGAGCCTATTAAGTTTCCTCCTTACTTTCGAGTCTTCTAATGTTATCGTGAAATTTATCACTGAGACGACCACCAATTAGTCCATTAGTCTTTCAAATTATGCATAAAATTAGTTTTGAAGTATTTGAGAACAAAACAAGGATAATAATTGAAGGGTagtaatgaaaaataataattcattgaTATCTGAGGCTTTTCGTTACAAGTCTCTAGACAGTATTCAATGTAACAAGGATTTTCATCTGAATTCAatgtaaaaaataattaaataataggGCTTAACTTGTGGCCGGGTGCACAAGTTAACAAGAGCCAAATCATAATactatcttctttcttcttctttttcataaaaAATTATTAATGTACATGCATCTTGTTTTTCAAAAGGTAAATCAAAGGTAAAAGACAATATATTATAATATCATAATAGTTCAACTTTATATGGTAAAGTTTAAAACAAATCAGAGATGCTTTTATCTATCACATGAGTTAATTTAGTAGGGTGAAAAGGACAAATATTTATTACTTTAAGGGAGATATTTAATAGTAGATGATAAAACCAAGTACGTCTCTTTCAAGAGGACAAGCATGCATGCATAAAAAGAAAAacgttttctcttttcttttcttttttcaaacaaggacaaataaaattattttatcaatcaacacatatttaaaatctctagaTAAACAAGGGAGATGAACATGCATCATGGATTATTATATTTCCTATCACATGCATTATCAAAAGAAATTTATAACTATCAAGAGAGTATACAAGCAAGTGATAAGAAAATAGAGTAAAGTACTATTATCTATAATTATcatgtgatgaagaagaaggacaaaCATGCAtttaaatcaaaagaaaaagaagaataaaatgcATGCAAATCAAAATAATTACTCTTATGAGTATTGAGTTTAAAGGGAAATATAGAAAGGAAGTTTAAGGAATACCTTCTTTTCGAAAATACTACTTGATATTAATGGTAGAACCAACAACTTTTGTTTGTGAAGGATTAATTCTCAActggaaacaaagaacaaagtgTTGATAACGTATTTAAGTTTGTTGCATGGAGGAGACAAAAGAGTAAAACATAAAggagacaagagaaagagaatcaGACACATTTCTCATTCATTGTGCTTCTCATTAAATACATGTAGGAAAGTAAGAGAAGGTAGATACTCCATTACATGTGTAATTAGTAGAAGAGAAAAGACAACAGGTGTTAAGCATGAAGGAGGCATGTGCATGCAGTATGACACATGTAGGTAGTGGTCAGATACATGTCACTTCAACAGTTTTTGAGTTATATATATGTATactttggaaaacatttatcttgttttttcttttttgagttaTATATACGTATACTAATAACAATAAATGTTGTTTTGGTATCTTCTGTTGCTTGGTTATTGTTTCCTCGTGTCTCGTAATagatggttgttttttttttttttgagtttataGATGatttaccttttttttatgtattctcttattttgcaTATGGTTTTATATATAGATCCATGAATATATTTACATGGTGGTTATCTCCTGTTTTCGTATATCTTGTTCAATGACGGTGCTGATAAACTAAAATCCTCTTGTTTCTCAGTGTCCTAGCGAACCAAGAAATGCCTATGGTCGGATGGACCATGTGTTTTCCTAAGACCGAATCGTCATCTCGTTCTCGGCCCGGTTGTGTATCGTTCCCCGCAAAGGTTGTTTTGTTCTCCCAAAGCTCACCCTTAACAGAAGAGGGCCTATTCAACACTTGTTGCAGAGAAGAAAACCTAATATCAAGTCCTTCTACTGTTGTGGGAATCGCAGTTGTGGACACCCTGTGGCTCCAGAGGAGTCGGTTCAAGAGTACCTTCATATTCCTAGACTCCTAATCATTCTCACCAGGCCCGTAAGCATAACCCTTGGACAGGTCCGTATCTTTATTGCTCAAACTGCCGTCACCTTTTGGGCTCACAACAAGATCAGCATTGGGTTCTATTCCCGAGGGAAATGGTTTTAATTGATCGTGTaattttatgtgatttgttaccATGATAGGAAATATGGGTGTTAAGTTATCTAGGTTTTGTTTTCACTTAAGTTATTTAGGGTTCAAATTTTCACTTAAGTTATCTGGTctgcaatttatttattttttgaaaatagatATATATTGAAAGAGAGCAGAGGCTGATAATCATATTGATTCAGTCTCATCTGTTATTAACTCATAATGGGAAGTATTTCTGATGACTGAATCTGTTAGACTACCCCCCTCAGAAACTGTTATAGGAAAGTTGTTTAAATTACATACTTCATAAGCTTTGACAGTGTCATAAGCTATTGTTGGAATTAAAAAAACCAGGTGCTTGGTATCCCCATGAGGTTATGATGTTGCTTTTCCTTCCCTTTTTAGCCAATAGATCAGCTACTCTGTTGGCCTTTCTGTCTACATAGTGGAATctcaaaaaagaaactaagttgATTGTTGtcttctttacttcttcaagaataaatagactttgccATTGGATGGTTGAAACTTTTCCTTGTAAGTACCTTATTACTGCCTGATTATCCCCTTCAATGACCAGATTTtgtaaattctttgagaggtccCATTTAGTTGCCTGCAGAACGGTTAAAGCTTCTGCTTCTTCAGCTGTGGAGATTCTAAAGATGCATGATTCTGCTCCTTTGAAGGTTCCTGTCCAGTTACAAAGGATAAAACCAAAACCTGCATTAGTATTCTCAGATAACCAGGATGCACCACAATTTAGTTTGAAAGTGTTAGTGACTGGGAAGTTCCAATGTGGTGTTGGTTTTATGATTCTACATTTAGGTTCACTCAAACTATTCAAATTAGCTGGATGCCAGTAGGCATAGTTTCTAGTGATATCTAATGTAAGTTGTTCAGGTGTTCTAGATTGATCTTCAAAAATCCTAAGATACCTTTCCTTCCAGATGAACCAGCACTTAGTTGCTGCAAGTGCCATTCATTCATTATATAGAATTCAAATCTCCTGCTATCCATCATTATATTTATGAAAGAAATAATTATTAATAGAGTTTGAGTTTTGAGGTGCTCCCTGAGACGCCATTGGTGGAAGATTCCACACATCCTTTGCATAGTCACAATCAAAGAACAGGTGATATGTAGATTCCACTGCATCATTACAAAACACACAATTGTTTTCCACAGATCTTAATTTATGTCTAGTAGGCAGTGCATCTTGCAAACATTTCCATACGAACAATTTAATTCTTTGAAAAGTATCCATGCTCCATAATCCTTTCTAAAACTTCTTAGTTTTGTCAGAAATGGTATTAGAAGGATTTAGTAATATGGCATATAGAGACTTGACAAAAAATTCTCCATTCCTAGTTAAGGTCCATCTTAGTTTATCTCTTTTCAACTTTCCTTCAACATTCTTGTACAGCATTATATTATTGATTTCTTGCACTATTGAGTTGTCAAACAAAGATTGTAGCAGTTCCAAATTCCACTTTTTCGTGTTTGATTCTATGAGCTCGGACACaagtgttatgtttgtgtttcTTTGGTGAATAGACTCTGCTAAAGTCTCTTCCCTGGTTGGCATCCATTTATCATCCCAGATATTTATGGATTTTCCATCACTCACTTCCCACATACTGTATTTTTTAATATGTTTTATTCCTTGTAAGATgcatttccatatccaagaagctTTTGATTTCTTCTTGGAATGTAAGGCTCTTGTTTCCTTAAAGTATTTTCCTTTAAGAATTTGAGCCTATAGATCATCAAGGTTACTAACTAGCCTCCAAGCTATTCTGCTGATCACTGCTTGGTTGACCTTGTTAGCTTCTTTAAATCCTAAACCTCCCTGTTCTATTGGTTTACATAGAAAGTCAAATGATTTTATGTAAATACCTTTAGAATTTGTGTGTttccccaccaaaagtctctttgTGTATTATTGATTCGTTTAGTGATCTTTTTAGGTAATACAAAGCAACCCATACTGAATATTGGCATGTTAGATAAAAACAACTTTTTCAAAACTAGTTTGCTTGGCTGTGACAGGATCTTTCCCAGCCAAGTTTTTATTCTTTGTTCCATTCTTTCGATTATATTATCAAAGGCTTTAAGCTTTGATCTATCTATGAACAGAGGCATCCCTAGATGTGTGTCTTTTATATTTATCTTTTTGATCTTCATTAATCTGCATATTAAGTGTTACTGTGAACTTTTTTGCTAAAAAACAGTCAAGATTTTGCAAAATTAATTACTTGCCCTGATGAAGAACTAAACAACTGAATTTCTTCTTGCATATTTTTACAACTACCTAAATCAGCTCTAGTGAACAGAAGGAGATCATCTAGGTGTGAAACTGGAGTTGATTTAGGTGTTAATTTTATCCCTTGAACTTTTTTCTTACTTTATAAGTGATTTAACAGTTTTGagaacacttccatgcacaataTGAATAGGTATGGAGACAATGGATCTCCTTGCCTTATTCCCCTAAAAGGTTTGAATCCACTACAAGGGTTGCCATTAAGAAGAACAACAATAGAGGAAGTATAAATACATTGATAAATTAGTGTACACCAATGTTCAGAGAAGACGAAAGCTTGAAGAGTTTTGATCAGAAATGTCC
This is a stretch of genomic DNA from Papaver somniferum cultivar HN1 chromosome 1, ASM357369v1, whole genome shotgun sequence. It encodes these proteins:
- the LOC113335101 gene encoding uncharacterized protein LOC113335101, whose protein sequence is MALAATKCWFIWKERYLRIFEDQSRTPEQLTLDITRNYAYWHPANLNSLSEPKCRIIKPTPHWNFPVTNTFKLNCGASWLSENTNAGFGFILCNWTGTFKGAESCIFRISTAEEAEALTVLQATKWDLSKNLQNLVIEGDNQAVIRYLQGKVSTIQWQSLFILEEVKKTTINLVSFLRFHYVDRKANRVADLLAKKGRKSNIITSWGYQAPGFFNSNNSL